GCGAAGCCTGCACCCTAGGCGCCAACTCCGTAATCAACCCCGGCCTCACCGTCGGCGAGGGAGCGTACATCGGATCCGGAGCCGCAGTTACCAGAGACGTCGATGACTACTCCGTTGTCGCCGGTGTTCCCGCAAGTGTGATTAAGAATCTTCGTTAGCGGAGACGTCCTTATCCGACGACCCATTGTTCGACGAACCGGTGAACTCAGTCATGGTCGCTTGACCCTCTTCTGAGATGCCTTCGCGCCTCAGCACCACCAAGATCGTGTCGAGCAGGATCTTTGCATCGAGCAGTAGCGACCAATTATCCACGTACTGCACGTCGTACTCGAAACGCTCTTCCCAGGTGATGCCATTGCGGCCCGAGACCTGGGCAAGCCCCGTAATTCCCGGTGGCACCTCATGGCGGCGTGCTTGGCGCGGCGAATAACGTTCTAGATACTTCATGCGCAGCGGACGCGGACCAACGAGGCTCATATCGCCACGCAGAACGTTAAAGAGCTCCGGGAGCTCATCCAAGCTTGTGGACCGAAGGAATTTTCCTACCTGCGTGAGGCGGGACGCATCGTCGACAAACCCCTTTGCCGGATTGACGTGGTGCATCGTCCGGAACT
The nucleotide sequence above comes from Corynebacterium amycolatum. Encoded proteins:
- a CDS encoding sugar transferase, whose product is MDSLSIRAQRVIKRGIDVAASAAGLIVLSPVMGATALAVRLSMGKPVLFRQERPGQDGEPFNILKFRTMHHVNPAKGFVDDASRLTQVGKFLRSTSLDELPELFNVLRGDMSLVGPRPLRMKYLERYSPRQARRHEVPPGITGLAQVSGRNGITWEERFEYDVQYVDNWSLLLDAKILLDTILVVLRREGISEEGQATMTEFTGSSNNGSSDKDVSANEDS